In the genome of Epinephelus lanceolatus isolate andai-2023 chromosome 18, ASM4190304v1, whole genome shotgun sequence, one region contains:
- the LOC117268802 gene encoding protein NATD1-like has product MAYKILSTLTALNVRLRYNPAAFSTLNSGCSLTVEHDRQNRRFTVCPSSGAGGHDCAVLHYRFTGEKEVDLMSTYVPETYRGQGVAAVLSQAAMDFLVEENLKAHISCWYINKYIEENPQKNYKELIIT; this is encoded by the exons ATGGCCTATAAAATATTGTCCACACTCACTGCGTTAAATGTCCGACTGAGGTATAATCCGGCCGCCTTCAGCACGTTAAACTCCGGCTGCAGTTTGACGGTGGAACATGACCGACAGAACCGGCGCTTCACCGTCTGTCCGAGCAGCGGGGCTG GTGGCCATGACTGTGCGGTGCTGCACTACAGATTCACTGGGGAGAAAGAGGTGGACTTAATGTCAACTTATGTACCAGAGACATATAGGGGCCAGGGTGTTGCTGCAGTGCTGTCACAG GCTGCCATGGACTTCCTGGTTGAAGAAAACCTCAAGGCTCATATCTCCTGTTGGtatataaacaaatacattGAAGAAAACCCTCAAAAAAATTATAAAGAACTCATCATCACTTGA
- the dhrs7ca gene encoding dehydrogenase/reductase SDR family member 7C-B isoform X1: protein MVVEGEMDSNVTEPESFWDILQDMDSVWTTTVLLVPFVVVLTAGFFYLYGVVMGLLSKTSVRNKVVVITDALSGLGKECAGVFHKGGARLILCGKSWEKLEELADELANASDPTLTFPSKLVLLDFGDMDSMPDVISEILECYGCLDILIFNSSMKVKAPAQTVSLEIDKLLMDNNYFGPATLAKGLLPSMISRRTGHLFLVNSIQGKIAVPFRTAYAASKHAVQAFFDCLRAEVEEYGISISTINHTFISPSASSENADAAASKSIWSLLYTKKPLGVSPDEAAAEIVKTLSNKRKEVVIAPSLPKVAIYTRSFFPNVFFAVMAAGVNNAAASESM, encoded by the exons ATGGTTGTAGAGGGTGAGATGGATTCCAATGTTACGGAGCCGGAGAGCTTTTGG GACATCCTGCAGGACATGGACTCAGTGTGGACCACCACTGTTCTCCTGGTGCCATTTGTAGTGGTGCTGACAGCTGGATTTTTCTATCTCTATGGTGTTGTTATGGGTCTGTTGTCCAAAACATCTGTACGCAATAAGGTGGTGGTTATAACTGATGCTTTATCTGGGCTTGGGAAAG AATGTGCAGGCGTGTTTCACAAAGGAGGAGCGAGGCTGATCCTCTGTGGGAAGAGCTGGGAGAAACTTGAGGAACTTGCAGATGAGTTGGCAAACGCCTCAGACCCAACTTTA ACGTTTCCCTCCAAACTGgtgctgctggattttggagaTATGGACAGCATGCCTGATGTGATCTCAGAGATCCTGGAGTGTTACGGCTGCCTGGATATCCTCATCTTCAACAGCAGTATGAAGGTCAAAGCACCTGCCCAGACTGTGTCTCTGGAGATAGACAAGTTACTGATGGACAACAACTACTTTGGACCGGCCACACTGGCCAAAG GTTTGCTGCCCTCCATGATCTCAAGGAGAACTGGTCACTTGTTCCTGGTCAACAGCATCCAGGGGAAAATAGCCGTGCCTTTTCGCACTGCAT ATGCAGCCTCTAAACATGCAGTCCAGGCCTTCTTTGACTGCCTGAGAGCTGAAGTGGAAGAGTATGGCATCTCCATCAGCACCATCAACCACACCTTCATCAGCCCCTCTGCATCATCTGAAAACGCAGACGCAGCCGCCTCCAAATCCATCTGGTCAT tgttgtacaCAAAGAAACCACTTGGCGTTTCTCCTGACGAGGCAGCGGCTGAGATTGTGAAGACCCTAAGCAACAAGAGGAAGGAGGTGGTAATTGCTCCCTCCCTCCCAAAGGTGGCCATCTACACCAGATCCTTCTTCCCTAATGTGTTCTTCGCCGTGATGGCTGCAGGAGTGAACAACGCTGCTGCCTCTGAGAGCATGTAG
- the dhrs7ca gene encoding dehydrogenase/reductase SDR family member 7C-B isoform X2, whose amino-acid sequence MDSVWTTTVLLVPFVVVLTAGFFYLYGVVMGLLSKTSVRNKVVVITDALSGLGKECAGVFHKGGARLILCGKSWEKLEELADELANASDPTLTFPSKLVLLDFGDMDSMPDVISEILECYGCLDILIFNSSMKVKAPAQTVSLEIDKLLMDNNYFGPATLAKGLLPSMISRRTGHLFLVNSIQGKIAVPFRTAYAASKHAVQAFFDCLRAEVEEYGISISTINHTFISPSASSENADAAASKSIWSLLYTKKPLGVSPDEAAAEIVKTLSNKRKEVVIAPSLPKVAIYTRSFFPNVFFAVMAAGVNNAAASESM is encoded by the exons ATGGACTCAGTGTGGACCACCACTGTTCTCCTGGTGCCATTTGTAGTGGTGCTGACAGCTGGATTTTTCTATCTCTATGGTGTTGTTATGGGTCTGTTGTCCAAAACATCTGTACGCAATAAGGTGGTGGTTATAACTGATGCTTTATCTGGGCTTGGGAAAG AATGTGCAGGCGTGTTTCACAAAGGAGGAGCGAGGCTGATCCTCTGTGGGAAGAGCTGGGAGAAACTTGAGGAACTTGCAGATGAGTTGGCAAACGCCTCAGACCCAACTTTA ACGTTTCCCTCCAAACTGgtgctgctggattttggagaTATGGACAGCATGCCTGATGTGATCTCAGAGATCCTGGAGTGTTACGGCTGCCTGGATATCCTCATCTTCAACAGCAGTATGAAGGTCAAAGCACCTGCCCAGACTGTGTCTCTGGAGATAGACAAGTTACTGATGGACAACAACTACTTTGGACCGGCCACACTGGCCAAAG GTTTGCTGCCCTCCATGATCTCAAGGAGAACTGGTCACTTGTTCCTGGTCAACAGCATCCAGGGGAAAATAGCCGTGCCTTTTCGCACTGCAT ATGCAGCCTCTAAACATGCAGTCCAGGCCTTCTTTGACTGCCTGAGAGCTGAAGTGGAAGAGTATGGCATCTCCATCAGCACCATCAACCACACCTTCATCAGCCCCTCTGCATCATCTGAAAACGCAGACGCAGCCGCCTCCAAATCCATCTGGTCAT tgttgtacaCAAAGAAACCACTTGGCGTTTCTCCTGACGAGGCAGCGGCTGAGATTGTGAAGACCCTAAGCAACAAGAGGAAGGAGGTGGTAATTGCTCCCTCCCTCCCAAAGGTGGCCATCTACACCAGATCCTTCTTCCCTAATGTGTTCTTCGCCGTGATGGCTGCAGGAGTGAACAACGCTGCTGCCTCTGAGAGCATGTAG
- the LOC117269033 gene encoding splicing factor U2AF 65 kDa subunit-like has product MSDFEEFEKQLSENRQERERERHKKRSRSGSPGRGDKHRSWSKDRGSRSREKRSRSRDRKSRDRRSSSRDHKKHSHSPRRTRKKRTCKYWDVPPPGFEHITPMQYKAMQAAGQIPTIALLATSTTTGVAAAPTQVPIVGSQMTRQARRLYVGNIPFGVTEESMAEFFNAQMRLAGLSQAPSNPVLAVQINQDKNFAFLEFRSVDETTQAMAFDGIIFQGQSLKIRRPHDYRPLPGISEQPAFHVPGVVSTVVPDSPHKLFIGGLPNYLNDDQVKELLTSFGPLKAFNLVKDSATSLSKGYAFCEYVDISATDQAVAGLNGMQLGDKKLIVQRASVGAKNANPTSIIETPVTLQVPGLQRLQNSGMPTEVLCLLNMVMPEELVDDEDYEEILEDIREECCKYGSVRSIEIPRPVDGVEVPGCGKIFVEYVSAADCQKAMQALTGRKFANRVVVTKYYDPDMYHRHEF; this is encoded by the exons ATGTCGGATTTCGAGGAATTTGAGAAACAGCTTAGCGAGAATCGCCAGG agagagaaagagaaagacacaaaaagaggaGTCGCAGTGGATCTCCTGGCCGAGGTGACAAGCATCGCAGCTGGAGCAAAGACCGAGGGAGTCGCAGTCGAGAGAAGAGAAGCCGCAGCCGAGACCGCAAGAGCCGGGACCGCAGGAGCTCGTCCCGGGACCACAAGAAGCACAG CCACTCTCCGAGGCGAACAAGGAAGAAAAGGACCTGCAAATACTGGGATGTGCCTCCTCCTGGCTTtgaacacatcacaccaatgCAATATAAAGCTATGCAAG cgGCAGGGCAGATACCAACAATAGCTCTGCTGGCAACATCCACCACCACTGGAGTGGCTGCAGCTCCAACACAAGTGCCCATAGTTGGCAGTCAGATGACAAGACAAGCCAGACGCCTTTATGTTGGAAATATTCCCTTTGGAGTAACTGAG GAGTCTATGGCAGAGTTCTTCAACGCTCAGATGAGACTTGCAGGCCTTTCACAAGCCCCAAGCAACCCTGTGCTCGCTGTGCAGATTAATCAGGATAAAAACTTTGCTTTCTTAGAG TTTCGGTCTGTAGACGAGACGACGCAGGCGATGGCCTTCGATGGAATCATTTTTCAGGGTCAGTCACTGAAGATAAGAAGACCTCATGACTATCGGCCTTTACCTGGTATCTCTGAGCAGCCTGCTTTCCATGTCCCAG GCGTCGTCTCCACAGTCGTTCCAGACTCCCCCCACAAACTGTTTATAGGAGGCCTTCCGAACTACCTTAACGATGACCAG GTAAAGGAGCTCTTGACATCGTTTGGGCCTCTCAAAGCGTTCAATCTTGTGAAGGACAGTGCCACGTCACTGTCGAAAGGTTACGCCTTTTGCGAATACGTAGACATCAGCGCCACTGATCAG GCAGTTGCTGGGCTTAATGGGATGCAACTGGGCGACAAAAAGCTGATAGTCCAAAGGGCAAGTGTGGGAGCTAAAAATGCCAATCCT ACCTCCATCATAGAGACCCCGGTGACGCTGCAGGTCCCTGGGCTTCAGAGGCTGCAGAACTCCGGCATGCCCACTGAGGTGCTGTGCCTTCTCAACATGGTGATGCCTGAGGAGCTGGTGGATGACGAAGACTACGAGGAGATCCTTGAAGACATCCGCGAAGAGTGCTGCAAGTACGGCAGCGTCCGCTCCATTGAGATCCCCCGACCAGTCGATGGTGTGGAAGTTCCCGGCTGTGGAAAG ATCTTTGTGGAGTATGTTTCTGCAGCAGACTGTCAGAAAGCCATGCAAGCTCTCACCGGccgaaagtttgccaacagagTGGTGGTCACCAAATACTATGATCCAGACATGTATCACAGACACGAGTTTTGA